Within Sorghum bicolor cultivar BTx623 chromosome 2, Sorghum_bicolor_NCBIv3, whole genome shotgun sequence, the genomic segment TTCCTGTTGAAAGTGCATTGTGAAAATCGTCTGGTGTATCATAGGGCTTGATCTTGGATCTTTCAAAACCAAGTTCTTCCAAAAGTCCCTTGACATATGAACCACGATGGTATCCTACATTTTCTCCACTTTTTAGGAGTTCTTGGATATCATTCACAGTAGGATGAAGCTGTTGTACAGTCAACATTGATGACAAGTTTGCAGTGTAACTTGATGTAACTACCAGAAGAAAACACAGCCACACAATCAGCACTATCCGAGATAAAAAGCGTTCCACAATCTCTTCTGCAAAAACTATGATAACTGAGTTAATGTTTTAGACATCTCAAATCCAACTTGATAGTTGTAATTTACACATCACAGAAATTTTTTTGTTAACTTTTTTAGTTACAGAAATGTTCACTTGCATAAATATTACTTGGTACAGTGTAGGATAACAATTTTGCATCCTCTACCCTTTTTTATTTTGGCTTACTGGATTTTATTTTACTACAGAAAGGACAAAGTTACTGCATTTATTAGCCATCCTATTTCTTTTTGTGGGAGCCATTTTGTATGCTCATCAATATGAATAATGTTGAATTTATTGCCTTTATGATAAATCAGATAATATATGTCAATTATTTGGTAATTGTAGCAAAAAAAGTGCTGTCTGCTGTTAGTTTCTAATTATACTTTGCTGTGACATGATGACTTATAAACTTACAGTATGTACTGCAGGGCCATTTAGCAAATTAGAAATTGGAACATATATTTTCTTTACTAAAggttaagaaaaataatagCTATATTATTACTTATATGGCTAGGTTAATTACTAAGGATAATGTGTACCCTGAGTCTCTAACTTCATAGTAAGTCACCTAGCTACATGCTTCCTTACCCCTGGATCCAGGTCTCACTAATAGCTTAGAGAGAGTTCTATGTTGTGAAATTTCATTTTACTACAGTTAGATCCATATTTAAAACATAGCAAGGTGGAACAAGATAAGCTGAAAATATGCGGTGATCTTGCTACTGCAGTATAACAAGGTGAGTAGAGAATAATGTTTGCGAGTCATGTGGGTATTGCACTGATGATTTTAGCTAAAGTATTCTTTTTTAGCATCATTGTGAAAAACTTAGTAGTAATATTGCAGTTAGAAGAGACTGATTAGCATCGTGTCATGTTTAACAACATACAAGAGATCTGCTTTCATATAGAGTTAGAAGAGACTGATTAGCATTGTGTCATGTTTAACAACATACAAGAGATCTGCTTTCATATAGCCTTTCTCTTATATGATTGCAATATATAAATTCTTATTCCCATGTAGATTTCTGAGCTCTATACTAAATGCTGTATTTTATGCGTTTTGGACGGTAAAACCAATGTGATGAGTGTACTCAACTCTCTTCGAATAGGGAGAAAAAGATTAGAATCCCGAGCTGTCTGGGAATTGGCCGACGAACATTCTGATTGTTGCCTAGAAACTCCAATGAGAACACCACTACACCAGTGTAGATAAAGAATGCAATGCTCCCAAGCCACATGCCAGGTGTTAGTGGCTTCAAGAAAATCCATGTGTTCTTGTTTATGCTGTCCCTGACAGGAACCACCATTGCTATCCCTGATTCCGTGTATGGCACAGTAAAGTCAGCGTAGAAAGTTCTGTTATATCTTATTGTTATATCTCCAATCACTATATCGTATATCTGTATGGAatgaaaaaataataaatgtTAACCTTAGTATAATGGCTTTTAACTGACAATTGTAAAATAATAATATGAATGGATAATCGTGATTACCGCTCAGTAGATATTTGCGGCACATGTTCTATGAAATCAGGCTTTTCCATTAGGTTCTACACTTGTACAGTTTACTATCATGCAACTGATGTTATGCAACTAATGTAATTTAAGCCTGGAGAACTACATATCATGTTAATATTCTCTGTTATGATAAGTGTTCGTACTGTACTATGCTGAAGGATATTAGGAATTTAGAGTTACCTACATTGGTTTGTCGTAAACCATATGCAAGTTTGGCTGGTGCTTTGAGGCTCCAATTACTACTTACTAAAGAAAGTAAAGTAGGAAATATACAGGTCATAAACTTATTTGTACCTTAAGATGAACTTGGTAGACAAAATCATCATAGCTTCTGCTACTTGTATCCTCCGGAGAGCCAAATAATATATACTCAAAAGGAACTGCATATGGAAGTATCTTTACTGCCTCTTCAAACACATCAACTGAAAGGCCAGTTGCTTTAGTTGCACCTGTGATTTGATCCTTCTCAACCTTTATAAATTGTTGATATCCACTTGGGCGTACACCAACTTGAAGCTTCTTCCCACTTGCAGGAACCTCAAAGCCTTTAGGTATGTCTGTGGTTTCTCCTGGCCAGATCACAGGGTTCAGATCTGGCATTGAGGTTGAATATGTTGTTGGTTGTGATTGATTTAATTTTCTTGAAAGTCCATTTTGTGCACTCCAATATCCTATTTCTCTCCACcctcttccaaatatatttattatttgAAATGCTGAAACAACCAGCTGCCTGTCTGAAAGGTCAAACCTGCCACTCAAACCTATAAATTTACTCTGCATGATTTCCTTCAAGAGTTCTGGACCATTACTAGATgtttccaaggtttccaagtCTGTTGTTTTTTGTTTGGATATTGGTTTCCGAAATGTGGCATTGGCAAGTCCAACCTTTTCTGCAGCTTGTGCTACTGCCCAGATTGTATCATAGCTCCACAGTCCAAAGATGCTTAATTTTGAGGGTGGGTCAGTCGGGTTGTCAATTCGGTACCTCATATTCCACCTTGTAGTGAAGTTATCCAGTTCTGTTGATTTGGGAACATAAAAGTGGACACCCAAGGCACCATTCATTGATTCCACGACAGAAGGATGCAAAGAATCTATGAGATTGGTTACTCCACCAGTTATGATCCATACATGCCCTTTTTCCATCATTCCTATTTCTTTAGCTTTTAAGAAGAGGGTGGAGGCCAACATCGAGGACATGTGCACAATGTAGACCCTTGTTTGCATTGTCATCAGCTTATATAATTCTTTGGTAATTTGTTCACTAGTTGCTGATGGAGGAATCACACTGCGGTAGGGAACCTGCACATTAACTTCTTGGAGGACATCGACAAGGTAAGATATGATACCTCTACCGTATTCAGAGTCTTCATAGATTGAGATGACCTTTCTCCATCCATAGGCCTTAATTATTGAGGCAATGCAGCTCACTTGTGCTGAGTCATTTAGTGTTGCTCTGACAAAATATGGAAGACTGCTAGTGGATAGAGTTGGGCTTGTTGCAGTGAAGGAGATGACTGGAACATGACTTTTAGTTCCAAGTTCCGAGATAAATATAGCTTGTGAAGATTTCTCAGGACCAATGATAGTTTCTACATTGTAATTCTCCAACAGGTCAAGAGCTGCAGAACAGCATACAAAGACGTACTTTGTAGAAGATCATATTTATAAATGAAAATATAGTATCTGCACAAAAGACCCCCTCAAATACTTTCAGTTGAAGATAATTCTTGTTGCAAGGATGGCACAAGTGAAACAAAATCATAAGACAGAAGTTCCTGAACTGTAACATGTTGAAAGTTACTGATGCACTTGCAGTGTCGGAATAGTATGTTTGCAGAAAAAAAGGTCACTTCAAGCAAACTTCAGAAGATACAAATAAGTAATTAAGGTTTACTCATCAGTTGCCACTGTTTTTACCGTTTCAAAGATAGGGTAGTTTATGAACCTATGGAAAGAGAGAAACAGGTGCATTTTCAACAGCAACTCTGAAtcagtgatgcaagtggcagcaaggatcaaagaagacattGAGCAAAGAAGGAGAGCTTTTGCCTAGAGAGGTTTTAGTGTTTAGAGGGTGCTTTTCCTTCTCCTGCCCCCAGGCGTGTTTATACCCTGGTTCTTGGCTGTACTTTTTCAACTCGCTTTTCCCTCTTAattgaaaggcagagctcctgccatttttttaaaaaaaaaaaaattcttgcTCCATATTGACTGATCCAAAGTCTGGATTACAGAACCTTTCTCCTCGGCCAGGTGAAGAGCTTGTAGGAAATTTGTCCTGATGCAATCTCATTATCCCAATGGTAAAGAGCCTGTAGGAAATTTGTCCTGTCACATCTTATCAGGAACAACTAGGTATGACATGGCCATTTTCTGTTCTTATATGATGCAAATTGCTTCCTGATCTATTTGTTGAGAAGTGCACATTGTCCCTAATGAAGATTGCTTCTCTCCAAATGTAATGGCCAAGATTCACcatgttttgtttttctttatgTGTATTGTTCCTTTTACATCAAGTTTTGATTGTTATGCAAACACTGTTAGTGCCTCATTGTCCTTTGCATGTTTGCTCTTCTGTTGCTACTTAGCCGTGCTGAATGAATATGCTCAAGTTATGTTTCAGACATCTGTGTATAATTGAGCAATAGTGTGTGCAACCTATCATTCAGCAGCACAAAAATAGCAAGTAAATGCAATGGAGACACAGCATGGTTTCAGACATCTACCTTGAGATGCAGCCTGGACATCATCACTCTTGGAATCCCTGATGTGGAGAACAAGCTTTGTGCTATAGTTTTGGTGGGCAGCATAGAAGTCCTCTAGAGCCAATGAAATGCTGGTGATTGCTATTTTGCCGACCAAGGACCCCAAATCAAGGATGACCCCCACATGGACCTCCTGTGTTCTTCCTCCAGAAGCATTTTGTGCAACAGCAATTCCAGGTAATAACAAGAGGAGCAGAATGATTCTGTTAGCTATTTCCATTTCAGGAGCTGTCAGGTTTGTGGAATCTACTTGAATTGCACTCTCATGCCTGTTAGTTATATATAGTGTTTCGGTAGCCCCTTTTCCAAAGTGTTTCTGCAATGAGCCTGTTTAGTTTGTTGGAATACAGTGTTGCTTCGAGCTTAGCAATCACTTGAATAATACAACAAACAATGATGAAGACCTAAATACTGAAAGCTTTGTCGTCCTCTAATTGACAACCTATTAACTTTTATTTTTTGGTTGCAAGTTGTTTCTGGACTGTGTATTTGTTTATATGCTTTTacgaattaactaattattggtAGTTGATCACATGCAGTAGTTGACATTTGGGCTGGGTCTCACTGTCGATTTGCCTTCTCAAAGTCAGTTGCTTCTACTCAACACTAGCTCTTTATGTTGGTAAGTGTGACAGTTGACTTGACTGAGCAAAGTTAAATTAATGGCGTATGTTGATTGGCTCAGCGGGATTATGTCTTCCTCAACTAGCACTTGGTAATATTTAGTAGTATGTACGTATTGCAATTTCACCTTGGGAGAAGAAGTCCGGCGCCTGCAGCATCATCTGTCCATTCTTAATTCAATTACTCTCTCTTGTTGCGGTAAGGCAATTCCGAGACAAAGATTGGTGAGAAGGTAAAGGAAATGAAATAAGCATGCAGATGCAGGTTTATATTTTGAGTCAAAATATGGACCATGCTCTGCTGAAATCCTAGCATATCTGCAAGGAGTGAGCAGCAGAAGCAAGAGGGATTGGTCGTATCATTTTTGAGACAGTTGGCATGCTACTATGCTAGTGACAAACGCGTTGCTGAATTCAGACATGGGCTTTCAGTCATGGGGGCGACTTGTCTTCGAACTGAAGGAGTTGCTTCATGATGCATTCGTTTCTGCCTCCGTCAATTATATCGCAAGGGAGTGTAATCGTACCAAACAAGATGGCTGTGCTTGGTCGTACTAACCAAGCTAGCCTGTTtctttgagcttatcagccgaatctgccagTTATTTAGCAGTTTTTCtttacaataaatcagccaacactGCCATAGCTTATCTGCCAAAAGAACAATCGAACTCCCGATTGTATTCTGTTTACGGTGACCAGCGATTTGGCTTTGTCACTTGGTTAATGGAAGTTATGGATGCCTTATTAAAAAACAGCAAAACAATATGAACAATCCATTATCTGGTCTGCAAgtgtcatctagattctcaaggTCTCTGAATCTGTCTTGGGTGTCATCCATGCCCTAAAGGCCTGATCTCTTAAATATATATCATGTCTTGTGTAAGAAAAATAGCATCTAGCTAGAGTCATATATGATTTTGGTGACTATATACGACAACACAATTATTTGGACCAACGACGTTTGCTAGTATACAAGGTATATTTAGTTCCATGGATGCAAGGATGGATTCAGAAGATTAAGTGACTAACACCTCAAGAAAGGACATGAAGTTATAAATTTAAGAGTTCCCAAAAATATATAAGATGCGGCAGAGGGCCTTTGATCTTATATACAACCCTACACCCTCAAATATATAAGATGCGGCAGAGGGCCTTTGATTGGATACAGCACAGAATACAATATAGCCACATACACTGGACGTagaatagggccttgtttagttcctaaaaagttttataatttttttcagatttctcgtcacatcgaatattacggtgtatgcatagagcattaaatatagataaaaatctcCACTACTATATAATCCACCAGATGTAAACTTTCCTAAAGCCACACCAAAGTATGTCCACCACAGTCATTAACTTTCTTAAGTACACCCAAAAAGATACACTTAAAACCTACCGATCTTTGAAATGAAAGGACGAGATCCACTCTCACATCTTCTTTCTCTTACTCACTCAAATCTGATGGACCAGATTCCTCGGATCAAAGCTCATCACTCATCTGTCATCCCGTCCCGCACTCATGCACAAACCCCATGCGCGACCCTCCCTCTCCCCGACGCCCTCTCTCCAGCACAATCGGGATCGCGGGACAACTCCTCTCCCTAGCCGCGCATgcgtctctccctccctcccctctctcccgatGTGGTGGCACGGCCTCCCCCTACGGCGCGCacatctctccctccctcctgaTGTGGTCGGGCATGGTGGGTGCCCCCAGCGGGGCTCGTgctgcggcagcggcggcgcccaGCCATGGGGCTAGGGTTTCGCAGGGTGGCGGCGGCCGCATCCAGCCGTGGGGCTTGTGGCGCGCGCGGCCGGAGCTATGCATAGGCGCCGCCAGAAATCCACGCCCTGCTAGGAGGGCTCGCTGCCGGGGCGCGCGGCCAAGGCTCGCGGGGCGCAGCCAGGGGCATGCGTCCGCCTCCACGCTGGCCAGGACGGAGGGCGCGCGGCCAGGGCTCGCGAGGCGCGCAGCCAAGGGCGCGCGTCCGCCTCCACGCTGGCCAGGACGGAGGGCGCGCGGCCGGGGCTCACGGCCGCCTCCATGCCGACCGCCTGACTCCACGCCCGACTGCCATCGCGCTGGTTCTGCCCTCAAAAAATGTTTGAAGTAGTATCTTGAGCAGAATTTTTTTTACATTGATGAGTTTATGTTTCTCTCATTTCAGTGTGAGCTAAATCTTGGCCTTCTCATTTTAGTACTAATAACCTATTAGCCAATGATGAACTATATATTAGCCCCTGAATTCTTGCTTGCTTTGTGCTTTAGATGGAATTGATTAATGTCTGATTTTCAGTTTTGTAAGCTCTTGCTGTGGATGTGCGTTGCCTTGATGCTAGGATAGAATCCACTTTATGACACGCTGATTCTATCTACTTTTAGGCTATCTATTTTCAGATTCTTGCATGTGTTTCTCTCACGGTAGAAATCGAAAGCAGTAATCTGATTCCTCTGGACTTTATACTATTTTTAGATTAGATTCTTGCATGTGTTGATGGAATCAGTGGATAGATGAGTAGCATTTACAAAGGGGAATTTTGGTTTTAACAGCACTCCTAGATAACAGAATAATTTTTCTTTCACGCAGCCTGATGATGGTACTATAGATTTCTTTATTGCTTACATcaagtttgcaaaaaaaaaatgaagatgCCTGATTTCTTTATTTGCCAGATTGCTTCACTTAATTTTTTTCCATTAGCTGTACTtatatcatgtgttatttttttAGGTTTGACAAGGAACTTAATAAAGAGGTTGCTATAGAACCCGTTGATCTGAAAGAAGCATGAGTCCCTAACATGAATTTTACCTTGTGTCTGTATCACAGTTTCTCAAGTGGTGTTCCATtatgaataataattatttacatagagtattaagtgATCTGTCATGGGGGATAAAAGACCAACTTGCGCTGCATTTGGCGACATATCAAACATCATCGGATGAGGTATGCTCGTTGCTATCATTCATGATCAGTTTCTCTGTCTTTTGACTATACATGTACTGAATTGTGTTTATTCCTCATAAAATTTGGGTACTGAATTGTGTGTACCAAGGAAGTACAAGCATTTTCTCCTTTTTCTGGTACAACTGAAACACTTAACTTGGCTTCCCAGTTCATGCTAGAGTGTTTTGTTTTTGAAATTTTACATAGAACTATGTTTATTGTTCTCTTTATGCTGAAAAATCATTTCATTCTCCTGCAATGGAGAGTCTGCGAATGCTATCAGTAACCAAGGCCTTGAATATTTGTCTTCAAGTTCAACCATTGTACTGGTTTGATTGTTCTTGCAAATATGTAAAAAATACTTTGCAATAATTTTGTTTCCTAACTGGCATGCTGAAGTAccaacaattaattaattaccagTCAATAGTATATGCGGGTAAGCAAGCTCTACTTTCTGCTGCTAGATAAGTTTGTCAACCATTAACAGTCCAAAAAGTTAAGTCCAGGCCTCTACATAGAAACAAAAGAGACATGATTGTATTTTAGTTTACCTTCTACCTCTCCTATGTGATGTTCTCTGTTTTTGTGCTTAAATACCTTATTTCTTGTTACTTATTTCTCTTAAATTTGTTTCCCTGTGTATAACTGTAAACATTTGTT encodes:
- the LOC8056004 gene encoding glutamate receptor 2.8; protein product: MEIANRIILLLLLLPGIAVAQNASGGRTQEVHVGVILDLGSLVGKIAITSISLALEDFYAAHQNYSTKLVLHIRDSKSDDVQAASQASTKYVFVCCSAALDLLENYNVETIIGPEKSSQAIFISELGTKSHVPVISFTATSPTLSTSSLPYFVRATLNDSAQVSCIASIIKAYGWRKVISIYEDSEYGRGIISYLVDVLQEVNVQVPYRSVIPPSATSEQITKELYKLMTMQTRVYIVHMSSMLASTLFLKAKEIGMMEKGHVWIITGGVTNLIDSLHPSVVESMNGALGVHFYVPKSTELDNFTTRWNMRYRIDNPTDPPSKLSIFGLWSYDTIWAVAQAAEKVGLANATFRKPISKQKTTDLETLETSSNGPELLKEIMQSKFIGLSGRFDLSDRQLVVSAFQIINIFGRGWREIGYWSAQNGLSRKLNQSQPTTYSTSMPDLNPVIWPGETTDIPKGFEVPASGKKLQVGVRPSGYQQFIKVEKDQITGATKATGLSVDVFEEAVKILPYAVPFEYILFGSPEDTSSRSYDDFVYQVHLKIYDIVIGDITIRYNRTFYADFTVPYTESGIAMVVPVRDSINKNTWIFLKPLTPGMWLGSIAFFIYTGVVVFSLEFLGNNQNVRRPIPRQLGILIFFSLFEEKEIVERFLSRIVLIVWLCFLLVVTSSYTANLSSMLTVQQLHPTVNDIQELLKSGENVGYHRGSYVKGLLEELGFERSKIKPYDTPDDFHNALSTGSSNGGIAALVHEVPYIKLFLANHCKGYTMVGPIYKAAGFGYALAKGNPLLSDISKAILNVTGGDTILQIEKKWIGYQNDCQNVGPITGSSSLTFDNFRELFILTGAASTSSLLIALVIYAYKKQHRSTEVIEVDRTQVEENRANEDKNEPQEGNQGVAPEDHVQFRRDREENDQLHEQTGSERVGDRNPHTSTDACNGSVASHRGEPITVLQAESIRS